The Thermoanaerobaculia bacterium genomic interval CCGCCACTCCGTGCCTCGCCGCCTCTTCACGCAGGCCCGGGCCGTCGTGGGCGGTGATCAGGATCAGCGGCGGCTGCCAGCCGCGGGCGTGAATGGCGTCGAGCATCTCGAGGCCGTTCGCCGCCGGCAGCTTCCAGTCGCTGACGATGCAGGCGGCTGTCGCAGCGGCGCCGTTCGCCAACAGTTCCTCGGCGGACGGATACATCTTCGACTCGATGCCGGCAGCGCCGAGCAGGCGTTCGATCGCCTCGCGGAGGCTCGCGTCGTCCTCCACGACCAGCACCTTGCGTCCCGGCATCGACATTGCGAATCTCGACTTTCGAAAAGTGCGAACTCGGACGACGATGGAGTCGGCCGAACGGGTCTGCTCGCACATCGTCGCATCGCGTGGCGGGCGCTGCCATTGGCAGTAGGGGCGCCACGTCTGCCCGAAGGGGCAGCCGTTGTGGAAACGGGGGCGGCGGGTGAGGGGCCGAGGACCGTGGGTCAGCCGGCGGCGAGCTGGCGCAGCCGCTCGGCGTAGGCGCCGAGCTCTGCCGCGGAGCCGACTCCCAGCTTGGCGAGAACCTGCGCGCGGTCGGCTTTGACGGTGCGTTCGGCGATACCCAGCTGGCCGGCGATCTGCTTGTTGAGACGGCCGGCGACGACGAGCTCGAAGACCTCGCGTTCGCGTGGCGTGAGGTTCGCGAAGCGGGCGCGCAGCCGGCTCGCTTCGGCGCGATCGGCGCGTCCGGCGGCGTCGAGCGCGAGCGCTCTTTGAAGCGCCTCGAAGAGCGTTTCGCGCTCGACCGGCTTGGCGAGGAAATCGACCGCGCCGGTCTTCATCGCCCGCACGCTCGTCGGCACGTCGGCGTGGCCTGTCAGGAAGATGACCGGCAACCGGATGCCCTTGTCGCGCAGGGCCTCCTGCAGGTCGAGGCCGGAGGGGCCCGGCATGCGCAGGTCGAGGAGCACGCAGCCAGGCCGGTCAGGGAGGGGATTCAGCAGGAAGTCGCCCGCCGAGCCGTAGCCCCGCGCCTCGAAGCCACCGGCCGAGAGCAGCAGCAGCAGCGCGGAGCGCAGGGAGTCGTCGTCGTCGACGACATGGATGAGCGGCTTCGGACTCATGTTCGTTCCGGAAGAGTCTATTCCTGCGCGCCGGTCGGGAGCACCAGGTGAAAGACGGCACCGCCGTCGGCGTTGTTTTCGGCCCAGATGCGCCCCCCCTGGGCCTCGACGAGCGTGCGGGCGATCGAGAGGCCGAGGCCCATGCCCTCCTCTTTGGTGGTGAAGAACGAATCGAAGAGCCGCGGCAGGTGCTCGGGCGCGATCCCGGGGCCGCGGTCGCGGACATCGATCTCGATGCTCGCGGCGCCCGCCCGGACGGCGATCACGATGATGCGCCGTTCTTCGGGCGCGTCGGCGATCGCGTCCATCGCGTTCATGACCAGGTTGATCAGCACCTGCTGGAGGTGGACCCGGTCCCCGAAGATGGTCGTCGCGATGCGCGCCGGCTGTACCTCGAGCGTCACGCGCCGGCGGCGAGCCTCGGAGCGCAGCAGGATCTCGATTTCCCGCGCGACCTCATCGACCTCGAACGGGCGGCGCTCGACCTCGTTCCTGGTGATGAGGGTCCGCAGCCGGCGGATCACTTCGCTCGCCCGCAGGTCGTCGCGGCGGATGTTGGCGAGAATCGACGCGAGCTCGTGTCGCCGGTCGCCGCCGGCCCCGAGAATGAGATCGGCGGCGTCGGCATTGGCGAGGATGGCACCCAGTGGCTGGTTGATCTCGTGCGCGATCGAGCCCAGCAGCTCGCCGGCGACCGCGAGCCTCGAGGCGTGCGCGAGCTCGCTGCGGCGGCCCTGCTCGGAGATCTCGGCAGCGCGCCGCCGGCGACGTTCCTCGAGCAGCAGGCCGAT includes:
- a CDS encoding response regulator transcription factor, producing the protein MSPKPLIHVVDDDDSLRSALLLLLSAGGFEARGYGSAGDFLLNPLPDRPGCVLLDLRMPGPSGLDLQEALRDKGIRLPVIFLTGHADVPTSVRAMKTGAVDFLAKPVERETLFEALQRALALDAAGRADRAEASRLRARFANLTPREREVFELVVAGRLNKQIAGQLGIAERTVKADRAQVLAKLGVGSAAELGAYAERLRQLAAG
- a CDS encoding response regulator, with protein sequence MSMPGRKVLVVEDDASLREAIERLLGAAGIESKMYPSAEELLANGAAATAACIVSDWKLPAANGLEMLDAIHARGWQPPLILITAHDGPGLREEAARHGVAAFLAKPFRGTALIDAIRSATAPADLR